A stretch of Porites lutea chromosome 5, jaPorLute2.1, whole genome shotgun sequence DNA encodes these proteins:
- the LOC140936589 gene encoding high affinity cAMP-specific and IBMX-insensitive 3',5'-cyclic phosphodiesterase 8A-like isoform X4 (The sequence of the model RefSeq protein was modified relative to this genomic sequence to represent the inferred CDS: added 65 bases not found in genome assembly) produces the protein MGCAPSIHVSQSGVFYCRDDIREGSSPRPRPSSPSEIVGHIRTSSDSGSHISSSSSSRNRGIIKKGQNSHRGSSIEAETQTYDPSTMDDENERKEVLLGPMKLYQAQMQIMLVFSKEDAQTDSFVHAAERGGYVCQICKTSEEAMEQYINVQPDVIFIDMRGNSVIDGERLCRIIRAKGPRENSIIIAVVKGSPRTDEPLMLPLLKAGFDRRFVENANVGACHNELLMLEHGEVQSMFKLRSTSCLFSAIENSHDAVEITSLDPEKPELRVEYVNPAFERMTGYWRSEVIGHPKSLVMNSEHEKPEPYESIHAHLKKGKPWEGKVLGKRRNGDTFLQNVNIIPVIGKGGKVSHHVTLKRELSQANPLNQVNMNMEVNIASPTTAGGVTEQVQINTLTNGGYLRRHSTTTTTTKIEAPITKVINMLSAAQENSPMSVVHALDRVLEILRQAELYSPFTSTEEDVMSNELVGGLMSNGRRRPSCDVLPKPSMNLFYTFGRGPKESSQSSVRTPISHLQEAPSEVIAAMVDDADWDFDILKLEKASNHRPLYFLGTKILNRFRACENLNISEDVLKNWLQLIELNYHSKNAYHNSTHAADVLHATAVFLEKERVKAVLEPLDEIASLIAAVVHDVDHPGYTNSFLCNAGNELAILYNDIAVLESHHAALAFKLTARDERSNIFKGLDMDAFRTIRQAIIDMVMATEMTRHFEHLSKFVNSINKRRTSSMDEVHSVHSGRGTPDSTASSAVALNTPENRTLIKRMLIKCADIANPARPRYLCKEWAYRIADEYFSQTEEEKRRGLPVVMPVFDKLTCNVPRSQVWFIDYFVSDLYDAWDAFAFVPETIRHLTDNHEYWKKAAEEWDVASRTPGGGTSGNTTSGNPTSGVSTRNPTSTSGTSSEPPSSSSTSLTSS, from the exons ATGGGCTGTGCTCCTAGCATACACGTCTCACAATCTGGAGTATTTTATTGTAGAGACGACATTCGCGAAGGATCAAGCCCCCGACCACGACCATCTTCACCCAGTGAGATTGTCGGCCATATTCGCACAAGCTCCGACTCTGGTTCgcatatttcttcttcttcatcatctcGCAATCGTGGAATTATCAAAAAGGGGCAAAATTCACACAGAGGCAGTTCTATCGAAGCAGAAACTCAGACGTACGACCCGAGTACTATGGATGACGAG AATGAGAGAAAGGAAGTTTTGCTGGGACCCATGAAGTTATATCAAGCACAAATGCAG ATCATGCTGGTGTTTTCAAAAGAAGATGCCCAAACAGACAGCTTCGTTCACGCTGCTGAAAGAGGAGGATATGTGTGTCAGATCTGTAAAACATCTGAAGAGGCAATGGAGCAGTACATTAATGTGCAGCCAGAT GTAATATTCATTGACATGAGAGGAAATTCAGTCATTGATGGAGAAAGACTTTGCag AATCATACGAGCAAAGGGTCCACGAGAGAACTCTATAATCATTGCTGTTGTTAAAGGAAG TCCTCGAACTGATGAGCCATTGATGCTTCCGCTGTTAAAGGCAGGATTTGACAGG CGTTTTGTTGAAAATGCGAATGTTGGTGCCTGCCACAATGAGCTGCTCATGTTGGAACACGGAGAAGTACAGTCAATGTTTAAACTCCGCTCAACAAGCTGTCTCTTCAGTGCAATCGAGAATTCTCATGACGCTGTCGAGATAACAAGTCTGGACCCAGAGAAGCCTGAGCTACGGGTTGAG TATGTTAACCCTGCATTTGAGAGAATGACTGGGTACTGGAGGTCAGAAGTTATTGGGCATCCTAAATCCCTAGTCATGAATAGTGAACATGAGAAACCA GAACCATACGAATCTATACATGCACACTTAAAGAAAGGGAAG ccATGGGAGGGAAAAGTTctaggaaaaagaagaaatgggGATACTTTCTTACAAAATGTCAATATTATTCCAGTCATTGGCAAAGGAGG GAAAGTCTCGCACCATGTCACGTTGAAGAGAGAACTCTCGCAAGCCAATCCTCTTAATCAAGTCAACATGAACATGGAAGTTAACATTGCTTCG CCAACCACAGCCGGTGGAGTCACAGAGCAGGTCCAAATAAATACATTAACAAATG GTAATAAATATGCTTTCAGCCGCCCAAGAAAATAGTCCTATGTCTGTTGTACATGCTCTAGACAGAGTTTTG GAAATTCTTCGACAAGCGGAACTGTATTCTCCCTTTACTTCAACGGAGGAAGATGTTATGAGTAATGAGCTAGTGGGAGGTCTCATGAGCAAC GGCCGAAGGAGGCCTTCGTGTGATGTGCTGCCTAAACcaagtatgaacttattctacACATTTGGCAGAG GTCCTAAGGAATCTTCACAAAGCAGTGTGCGGACTCCAATCTCTCATCTTCAGGAGGCGCCATCAGAAGTCATTGCAGCTATGGTGGATGATGCAGACTGGGATTTTGATATTCTCAAGTTGGAAAAAGCCTCCAATCACAG GCCCTTGTACTTTTTGGGAACAAAGATACTCAACAGATTCAGGGCCTGTGAGAATCTCAATATTTCTGAAGACGTTCTCAAGAATTGGTTACAA tTAATAGAATTAAATTATCACTCTAAGAATGCTTATCACAACTCCACGCATGCAGCAGACGTTCTTCACGCCACAGCGGTGTTCTTGGAGAAAGAGAGGGTCAAG GCCGTCCTTGAGCCACTTGATGAAATAGCGTCATTAATAGCAGCTGTAGTACACGATGTTGACCATCCTGGTTACACTAACTCGTTTCTTTGTAATGCTGGTAATGAGCTGGCTATCCTATACAATGATATCGCCGTGTTAGAGAGTCACCATGCTGCTTTAGCATTCAAGCTAACTGCTCGAGATGAGAGGTCCAATATATTCAAAGGACTTGACAT GGATGCATTTCGCACAATCCGTCAAGCTATAATCGACATGGTTATGGCAACAGAGATGACAAGGCATTTCGAACATCTCTCAAAGTTTGTTAACTCGATCAATAAACGGCGTACTTCTAGCATGGACGAGGTACACTCGGTG CACAGTGGACGGGGTACGCCCGACTCCACCGCATCTTCAGCTGTAGCTCTTAATACACCAGAAAACCGAACATTAATCAAAAGGATGCTCATCAAATGTGCTGATATCGCCAATCCAGCCCGGCCTCGCTACCTCTGTAAGGAATGGGCATACAGAATAGCTGACGAGTACTTTTCACAG ACGGAGGAGGAAAAGCGGCGTGGTTTACCTGTTGTGATGCCTGTCTTTGATAAACTGACGTGTAATGTACCGAGGTCACAG GTGTGGTTTATAGATTACTTTGTCAGTGATCTTTATGACGCTTGGGACG CTTTTGCATTTGTACCAGAGACAATCAGGCATCTCACAGATAACCACGAATACTGGAAAAAAGCCGCAGAAGAATGG